The following DNA comes from Streptomyces sp. Ag109_O5-10.
GGTGGCGGGTGGACAGCAGCCCGTTCGGGGACGGGGACGCGGAGGGGGTGCCGGGGTTCGTCGGCGGGGTGGAGATCCCGGAGCTGCTCAGCGGGCCGCGGCTGCGGAAGCCGGAGCCGGCGGAGGAGCCGGCCGAGCCGGAGGCGGCCCCGGTGGTGGCGGAGGCCGCGCCGCCGTCCGCGCGGCGCCGGTTCCGGCCCGCGGTCGGCTGGAGCAACCCCCTCCTCCTGCTCGCCGCCGCCGCGCTCGTGGTGGGCGCGGTCCTCGGCAACTGGTTCGCCCTCCTCCTCGGCTGGGCCATCGCCTACGGCTCCCGCCGGCTCACCCCCGCGGAGACGAAGCTGGCGGTGATGTGGGTCCCCGGGCTGTCCGTGGCGGCCGGTCTGGTCTGGCTCTGGGGCCGCAGCGCAGGCCGCTGGGGCGCACCGATCGCCCAGGGGCAGATGAGCGGTGCGGTGGGGGAGACATGGCCGTGGGTGGTACGGGGCGCTGCGCTGGCCTCGGCCGCTTACGTGGTGTGGCGGTCGCAGAGGTCGCGGTAGGAGGTGGGGCGGCCTGTTGCCGGGCGGCTGCGGGCCGGTGGGGGCTGGTCGCGCAGTTCCTCGCGCCCCTCACGGGGCGCTTTCCAGCCGTGTGCTTGAAGTCCCGGCCGCGGGCATTCGTGCCGCTGGGGCCCCGGGTGGGCGTGGGCGGCACCCGGCCGGCGCCGGTGAGCGTCCCCACATCCGGCCCCAGCCCCCGCCCTGCACAATGACCCGTATGACTCCTCGCCCCCTCACCGTCGGCTTCGATCTCGACATGACGCTCATCGACTCCCGGCCCGGCATCCACGCCACCTACGTGGCGCTCGCCGAGCGGACCGGGACGTTCATCGATGCCGATCTGGCGGTGACCCGGCTGGGGCCGCCGCTCGCGGAGGAGCTGGTGCACTGGTTCCCGGCCGAGCGCATCGCGGAGGTGGGTGACCTGTACCGGGCGATGTATCCGGAGACCGCCATCGTGGCGACGCCCGCCATGCCGGGTGCGCGGGAGGCGATCGCGGCGGTGCGGGAGGCCGGCGGCAAGAGCGTGGTGGTCACCGCGAAGTACGAGCCCAACGCGAAGCTGCACCTCAGCCACCTCGGCATAGTCCCCGACGCGGTCGTCGGCGGCCTGTGGGCCGAGCAGAAGGCGGTGGCGCTGCGCGAGCACGCCGCGGGCGCGTACGTCGGCGACCACGTCGGAGACGTACGCGGGGCACGCAAGGCGGGAGCCCTGTCGGTGGCGGTGGCCACCGGGCCCTGTGACGCCGAGGAGCTGCGCGCGGCCGGCGCCGACGTGGTGCTCGCCGACCTCACCGAGCTGCCCGCGTGGCTGGCCCGCTACCGCGAGGACGGCTACCGCGAGGACGGTTACCGGGAGGACGCCTCCCGCGCCTGACGGCGGCCGGCCGCGACCGACTGGAGCACTCCGGCGGCCGCGACCAGGAAGCCGACGCCCATGAGCATGCTCAGCAGGTACATGTACGTCGGAAAAGGCTTCGCACCGAGGAACAGCGGTATCACGGTGACGAGTGTGGCCACCGTACCGATGAAGAAGACCACGGCTCCGGCACGGACCAGTCGGTCACCGGGCCCGGCGGAATTCGCTTGGGTTTTGTCACGCACTCGACCAGGGTAGTTCCCTGCCCGAAGGAACAACCGGGCGACGTCTTGTCACGCGCCCGAAGACCATTAGCCTTGGTACCGGCGGGTCGTGGTCGACCCGCCCGAGTGCTATCAAGGCCCGTTCCAGAGCTGTTGCATTCAGAAGTTTTCCGAGCAGTTTCCGACGAGATACGAGGACGAGGACAGACGTGCCTACCGGCAAGGTCAAGTGGTTCAACAGTGAGAAGGGCTTCGGCTTTCTCTCCCGCGACGACGGCGGTGACGTCTTCGTCCATTCCTCGGTTCTCCCCGACGGCGTCGATGCTCTCAAGCCGGGCCAGCGCGTGGAGTTCGGTGTCGTCGCCGGTCAGCGCGGTGACCAGGCGTTGTCCGTGGTCCTGCTCGACCCCACCCCGTCGGTCGCCGCCGCCCAGCGGAAGAAGCCGGACGAGCTGGCCTCGATCGTGCAGGACCTGACGACCCTGCTCGAAAACATCACGCCGATGCTGGAGCGCGGCCGTTACCCGGACAAGGCCGCCGGCGCGAAGATCGCCGGGCTGCTGCGCGCGGTCGCGGACCAGCTTGACGTGTAGCCGGGAAGCCGGGTGGCCGCGCAAGCGGCATATGCCTCTCGGAAGCGGGTAAGTCCCGTGCTTTTTTTCAGGGGAAATCGAGTGCGTGCGGGCCGAGGGGCGGGACGAGTCCCTCGGCCGCCGCGCGGGTGAGCAGTCCGCGCACCGCCGCGTAACCGTCCTCGCCGAGTTCCGAGGTGAACTCGTTGACGTAGAGCCCGATGTGCTGGTCGGCGACGGCCGGGTCCATCTCCTGGGCGTGTGCCATGACATAGGGCCGGGAGGCCTCGGGGTCGTCCCAGGCCGCGTGAACGGACGTACGGATCGAGTCGGCGAGGCGGGTGAGCGCCTCGGCACCCAGCGAGCGCTTGGCGATGATCGCGCCCAGCGGGATCGGCAGGCCCGTCGTGTTCTCCCAGTGCTCGCCCATGTCCGCGAGCTTGTGCAGGCCGTAGTTCTGGTAGGTGAAGCGTGCCTCGTGGATCACGAGCCCCGCGTCGACCTTTCCGTCCCGCACGGCCGGCATGATCTCGTGGAAGGGCATGACCACGATCTCGCCGACACCGCCGGGGAGCGTGTCCGCGGCCCAGAGCCGGAACAGCAGGTACGCCGTCGACTTCTCGCTCGGCACGGCGACCGTGCGGCCGGTGAGGTCCGCCCCGGCCTCCCGGGTCAGCACCAGCGGCCCGCAGCCCCGCCCCAGCGCGCCCCCGCAGGGCAGCAGGGTGTACGTGTCGAGGACGTACGGCAGTACGGCGTACGACACCTTCAGCGCGTCCGACTCGCCGCGCTCGGCCATGCCGTTGGTGATGTCGATGTCCGCGAAGGTCACGTCGAGCGCGGGCGCGCCCGGGATCCGGCCGTGGGCGAGGGCGTCGAAGACGAAGGTGTCGTTCGGGCAGGGCGAGTACGCGATCTGCAGGGGCTCACTGGTCATGCTGGTTCCAACTCTCCAGGGCGGGCACGAGCTTCCCGAAGGCCTCGGTCAGGGCGGCCAGGGCGTCGTCGATGCGCCAGGCGGCGCGGTCGCGGGGGCCGACGGGGTTGGAGACCGCGCGCAGCTCCAGCACGGGCACGCCGTGCGCGGCGGCCGCCTCGGCGACGCCGAAGCCCTCCATGGCCTCGGCGAGGGCGCCCGGGTGCCGGGTCCGCAGTGCGGCCGCGCGGGCGCCGGTTCCGGTCATCGTGGAGACGGTG
Coding sequences within:
- a CDS encoding HAD family hydrolase → MTPRPLTVGFDLDMTLIDSRPGIHATYVALAERTGTFIDADLAVTRLGPPLAEELVHWFPAERIAEVGDLYRAMYPETAIVATPAMPGAREAIAAVREAGGKSVVVTAKYEPNAKLHLSHLGIVPDAVVGGLWAEQKAVALREHAAGAYVGDHVGDVRGARKAGALSVAVATGPCDAEELRAAGADVVLADLTELPAWLARYREDGYREDGYREDASRA
- a CDS encoding cold-shock protein, producing MPTGKVKWFNSEKGFGFLSRDDGGDVFVHSSVLPDGVDALKPGQRVEFGVVAGQRGDQALSVVLLDPTPSVAAAQRKKPDELASIVQDLTTLLENITPMLERGRYPDKAAGAKIAGLLRAVADQLDV
- a CDS encoding 1,4-dihydroxy-6-naphthoate synthase; the protein is MTSEPLQIAYSPCPNDTFVFDALAHGRIPGAPALDVTFADIDITNGMAERGESDALKVSYAVLPYVLDTYTLLPCGGALGRGCGPLVLTREAGADLTGRTVAVPSEKSTAYLLFRLWAADTLPGGVGEIVVMPFHEIMPAVRDGKVDAGLVIHEARFTYQNYGLHKLADMGEHWENTTGLPIPLGAIIAKRSLGAEALTRLADSIRTSVHAAWDDPEASRPYVMAHAQEMDPAVADQHIGLYVNEFTSELGEDGYAAVRGLLTRAAAEGLVPPLGPHALDFP